Within Carassius carassius chromosome 8, fCarCar2.1, whole genome shotgun sequence, the genomic segment ctgcccaaactttgtcagcctgtgggtcatttggtttattgtaaaacgattgcactgatttgcatgtttcttgatgatgcgcttttttctgtggtactcacatgcaccatgtcacTTCACGTcgcattctccaccatgtcccacagaaaaactgcttttgcataaaatgcaaaaagctatCTCTGCTtcaccatctacaggtcttaaccaagattATGTTGcagtccattcgctattaaaagtgcatcttctctttttcgtggccacactgaccatggctgcttaacctgacAGAACAACGTGCGCGTGAGATtgttgaggaggcgttcgtgcaccagtcaacagtttgattgacgtacgactcagcctatcgactaacgcttttattgctctcctctgaactattgtacataagttaacagtacgcctatggacgtatccatgtatttattaggcagggtcgaatgaaaaagcgggacagatgctcaatttgcgtgaggctggacaaagggtaaaattgctgtacagtacaacaaagcgggacaggtggtcactctatttgCGCCAGTTAttaagccaataaagtgtaggcctatgtatttcaaaattgtgtctagtactatataaattacaaaggtatttcaaacgacccgaccgaccgcgacccgaatatcattaaaaatatttttggatgactcgtatcGCGGGGAACCGTAtttcggatcaacccgcgcatcactgctgTGTACATCAGAGGGAACAGGTGACATTACTAAAGATGATGCTCCCTTGCTGGCATTCCAGACTCCATGGCATTCTGGGACTGTCATATAATCTGCCTAGATGcgtgtttgtttttctttccctCTCCAGCAATCTAAACATGACAGTAATTCATCTTCTCCCAGCATGCAGCTGATGATAGGGCTGTAAAGAGTATATGTACAGGTACCAGTATCTAGAGTTAAGTTCATCTGATAtgatctgtcttttttttttcatttgcatgcTTTTGCCtcccttttcattttcttttatgttGATTGCATAAATTATTAGTATACTAACATAAAAGCAATACATTGCTAATCTATGACTATAGGACACTGACGGAAATATGTAAAAAGATATGTTAGGTCTCTGTGTAACATAAAGCCTGTGAAACTAGATAAACTGATAACACAAGTGAAAAGTAAAAATACCTTGACTTGACTTAGAGCTTGATTTGaagaacaaaatatttaaaattctgaAAGGTGAATGTGCAACTTAATAGGTGGCAGGTAAATGgcaatctagttttttttttttactcattttctcaAGCAAGAGGCAAGCCAAGGTAACCGGGCCTTTCAGTTCAGCTGTTCACCGTACTCATCCTAGCCATCAGCACTGAACTATATTTACCAGCTTCCTGGGTTACACAAGCCTGCCAAAGGGTGTGCACAAACCCTCAACCCCTTCCTCTGTCCTCCGGATAAGCCGGGTTCTCTGTCACTGCCatagaaaacacacaaaatgctTGGTACCACTGTGAGAGCAAACAAGGGGAGGGTCACATGTGAGCCCTGGACGACAGCAGCCCTCCAGACTATTCTCGGTAACTGGAATGTACACAGCGACCTCATGGCAAACTCCAAACTTGAGACCTTGGGTCTTTCTCCATGTCACTTTTGACTGTGTCGTCTTTGAGAGAGAAATCCGGGAGAAATGTATTTGCTTTTATCCTGTTGAACTGTGCCTCATTCGTCATCAAATTGAGTGTAAAGAACAAACAGGTgagtttaaatatatatgaaacaGGATTTAATTGAGGAAATGCTTTATTGTACAGATTGTGAATTCTGACAGAgcatttacttttaaaaagtagtttaccaCTTCTGAATTGTCCTGCTAATGCAGTGCAAGTTTGTAATAATTCTAATAAGTAGTAACATGTTATGATCTAGCAAAATTACATAGTCAAGATAGTGAAATCCTTATTTACTGAGATTTTCTTACGGCAGTTGTCGTTACCGTCATTTTCACAACTGCACTGGCGACTGAGAGTTTGCTGTCTATTTTAAATAAGTGCTACTGAAATATGATATGGTATCTTTTGTCTTTGGGGAATACTTTCAGCCTTGTTGTGGTGTCTCAGAAGTGTTTaataataagaaagaaaaaaaaaacaattagcatCCCAAAATAGACGTCAGACAGGCCCATGTGATCTGGAGTGAAATAAAATCAGTAGCTGTCTCTGGGGTGATTAGACGACTTAGCGTTGATAATAGCTCCATGAAATGTCCTCGTCTAAATAGTTAGGCTGTCAAGGGCAAAACTACTGAGGGGATCAGAAACAGCTGGCAAGTGATACAACGGCGTTGATAAACTTAGCTTTGAAAGGGAAATGTAGCCTAGTTCTGCACATGGaagcattaaaatgatttaaggGACACTGGAATAGAACGCTGTGACCTGACACTAAACATCAGGGGTGATAAAACAGAGAGGGAGAAAGGGAGGAAAGTTTGTGTGGTGGCCATGACAACAGCAAACCATAACTTCACCTTATTCACAAGTGAATGAACAGTAATTTGCCAGTAAATTCTCAATCCTTTCCCTTTGCAGCATGGCTAGTACATCAGAGATCTTTCCATTCAAGGACCAAGAGCTCCCCGCTCACCTCCTGTTTCAGTTGAACATACTGAGACAGGAGCAGATATTCACCGATGTGATCTTGTGCACCGAAGACAAAGAGATCCCATGCCACAGGAACGTCTTGGTTTCTAGCAGCCCGTACTTCCGGGCCATGTTCTGCAGCAACTTCCGGGAGAGCAGCCAGGCTAGAGTGGACCTGAAAGGCATCGCATCGGAGGTCATCGAATGTGTTGTGGATTACATCTATACTGgtaccatcatcatcaccatggAGCTGGTGCTGCCCCTGATGCAGGCGGCCTCCATGCTGCATTACGGGAGGCTCTTTGAGGCCTGCTCCACCTTCCTACAGGAACAGCTCAATCCGGAAAACTGCCTGAGCATGATCCGCCTCTCAGAGATCCTTCATTGCGAAAGCCTCAAAGAGAGAGCCAAAGAAATGGCTGTGCGGTGTTTCTCGGACGTAGCTGCTTCTGAGGACTTCTGCGAACTCTCTCTTCCTGAGCTTATGTGCTACCTGGAGGACGACCGACTGTGCGCGGAGGAAGAGCAGGTTTTTGAGACGTTACTTGCTTGGATCCACCATGACCCCTTTTCACGGCGAGGAGCCATTCATGACCTCTTTAAGAAGGTCCGGTTGCGGTACATCCATCCGACGTACCTCTTCCAGTTTATCGCCAACGATCCGCTCGTCCAGTCCTCTACGCTGTGCACCGAGATTATTGAGTCTGTGCGACGTCTGATGTTTTCCGTAAGCGCCAAATGCACTCAAGAGCTGAAGCCTCTTTGGACCACGCCACGCCGTTACACCTGCCGGGAGACTCTGGTGGTGGTTGGAGGCCGCAAGAACAATGAACAGACATCTCGAGAGGCGCTTCTCTATGACGAAC encodes:
- the klhl38a gene encoding kelch-like protein 38 — protein: MASTSEIFPFKDQELPAHLLFQLNILRQEQIFTDVILCTEDKEIPCHRNVLVSSSPYFRAMFCSNFRESSQARVDLKGIASEVIECVVDYIYTGTIIITMELVLPLMQAASMLHYGRLFEACSTFLQEQLNPENCLSMIRLSEILHCESLKERAKEMAVRCFSDVAASEDFCELSLPELMCYLEDDRLCAEEEQVFETLLAWIHHDPFSRRGAIHDLFKKVRLRYIHPTYLFQFIANDPLVQSSTLCTEIIESVRRLMFSVSAKCTQELKPLWTTPRRYTCRETLVVVGGRKNNEQTSREALLYDERTQRWQWLAKLPLRLYKAAYVCIHSILYVVGGLSLSLVSEDSAVSSTVYTLSLKTNQWRTAEPMLEPRYAHQCVSYLHFIFALGGIGQDKQISNMVERYNSMFNQWEAMAPMPTAVLHPAVAANDQRVYVFGGEDSLQNPVRQIQVYHISRNLWSRLETRTVKNVCAPAAVIEDKIYIVGGYTRRVIAYDTKANKFVKCTNMKERRMHHAATVINNKLYVTGGRFLNSHDVIEDSDCFECYDPKTDVWTSKGSLPYKLFDHGSLSLICVSNRSNPP